TTAGTAATTTAGTTCACTACCTGATTCTAGTGCTGGTCTCGAATTGCAACTCTATGAGTGCATTTGCTGAGAGTACTCCTCTGAGTAAGGTAGCACAAGACGGATACCTGTAATTGCACTCTGGCATTCATGTTAAATGCTTGAGAGGAATATGCCATATAATAGAAGATATTGGtaaattctttttctttatctagAACATTTCTAGTGTGACACAGTGCTAGACCATAAACACGGCGAGTAGGAAGGGAGTGATATAATGTCCTATCATAAATCATATCTAATGACAAACCATTTAAATCCAAACCATTTATGACGATTTCGCCTATAGTTTTTGCTAAAGCTTTCACTTATAATCTGTTCTTGTATAGTGCAACCACTCATCTAATCTTTTAATTTCTCGGCAACAATGACCTTACTTTCTTATTAGCTATTTACTTCTTGATATTCAATCCCATACAACCATTGAGAATAATGTATCTTTTGTTAAAAAATGTTGATGCTGTGCTCTGCAAAATAGTGTTGCACTTACTGTCTTTTGTCACATTCCTAGATTACTTgaattaactattttttttctatgtCTATTAAATTTCAGTTCAATTTGACCTCTTTTCTTCGTATGTCTCCATTAAATGTCATGATGTTGGTTTGGTCTCCATTATTATATAAAGATTATCATTTTCAATCTTGGAAGTAGACTGCATTTGGTCTCTCCTCTTGATGATTACATGAAAGATATCATTGATTTCATACCTGAATGCTGAAGTACTGGTTTAAGCTTTTCTGCATTACTTCTATTCCTTTACAATATTGTGACCCATGCTGCAATTTGCTGCTCTTGCTGTAAATAAGAAGTGCATTTCTTCTTCAATTTGTGGTTCCTTGATGTACGTGATTTTCGTTTCTCCATTCATTTCCCACTCAAGTACGTCCTTGTCGCATTGTATTAAATTAAAAAGTCTCATATTTTCATGAATAATTTTATTACTAGTTACTAATCATATGGAGATCTGTCACCTTCCAGGTTACAAACTAAAGGTGAAAGACATTGTTCAAGGCGCTTTATTCCCTGAAGCTGGTCTAGATAATAGTGTTGGACATGCGGGCGGAGCAGGTGGACTTGTGATTGTCAGAGATCTTGACTTGTTTTCCTATTGCGAGTCCTGCTTGCTTCCGTTCCAGGTCAAGTGTCATGTAGGTTATGTTCCTTCCGGTGGAAGAGTTGTTGGTTTAAGCAAGCTAGCTCGCGTTGCTGAAGTATTTGCAAAACGGCTCCAAGAACCTCAGCGTCTTGCGGATGAGGTGTGTTCTGCTTTGCATCTGGGAATAAAGCCAGCAGGTGTTGCTATCATACTTCAATGTACACATATCCACTTTCCAGACATAGAATCAGCTTTTCTTGACTCGAACTACCAAGGATGGGTGAAGATACTTGTTTCCTCAGGTTCTGGGGTTTTCGAAAACAAAAACACAGATGTATGGGCTGATTTCTTTAGTCTTCTTAAATTTAGAGGTATCAATgtggaaaattttcattttagaGGACCATCTGACCCGTGCTGGTGTCCTTCTGAGTCTTCTCTTTCCGCCAAATCCAAAATTCAACCAGCCAATCCTGTAATGGTCTCTGCAATAGCTTCAATTATTAAATATTTGGGAGAAGATCCATTGAGGAAGGAGCTTACAGGAACCCCAAGGAGATTTGTGAAATGGTTAATGAACTTTCAAAACAGTAACTTGGATATGAAGCTGAATGGTTTTCTTTGTAGATTCTGTAAATGTCAATAAGGAGGTTAGTTTCAATGGCGAAAAAATATACTCGGAGGTGAACTTACCTTTTTGGTCACAATGTGAGCATCATCTACTTCCATTTCATGGTGTTGTTCACATAGGATACTTCATATCTGATGGATTTAAACCTATTACAAAATCTCTTCTACAGTCAATGGTGCATTTTTATGGCTTTAAGCTCCAAGTTCAGGAAAGGCTTACCAGGCAGATAGCTGAAACTGTTTCCCCATTGTTAGGTGGTGATGTGATAGTAGTTGTAGAGGCAAGCCACACATGTATGATTTCGAGGGGAATCGAAAAGTTTGGAAGTAGTACAGCTACTATTGCTGTGTTAGGACGCTTTTCAACCGACATTGCTGCAAGGGCTTCTTTCTTGCAGGGTATTCCAAGTCCTACATCTTCTTGAGACTTGAGAGCAATACATCATGCAATGATTCTTGTTTGAGCTCAGTTGAAATAATTTAGATTCAGTTTTCATGATTCTATGCATTTTGAAATTTCAGTCAGAAGTTCAGCAGCATTCGCATATAGATAAATTTGAGTCAATGTAAAATCTTGCTTCTCTATTAATGCGTTGAAATGTAAGTTAGAATAATTTGTATCTTATTACTTTATATGAAAGGTTCACAAAGGGGAATGGcttgaatattttattttgaatttaaatgcTACAGTGGAAGGGTATTGAACTGATCATTGTTATGTAGATGGGTGTCAAATGAGGATGAGTGAAGGTCGGGAACCATACGGCAGGAAGCAGATATTTTTAGTAGTTACAGTTAGAATTTGCCTTCATAATAAACAGTTGTCATTTAACCATAAAACTCACAATGAAATGACAGAAACCTCATTAAGGACAGCTTCTATCACGAAAAGGAAGAGTTGCTGTCATTAAAAATGATTGCAGAAATGTCATGAGTACACCTTTggcatttttattttcaatatattcTCCCTGGAAATATGTCAAATATtattggttttagtccctaaaaatttttagtttttaatccATGGAAATatccctcaaaaaaaaaatccttactGGTAAGTTTACTTATAAGACTTACAAAATAATGACTCACCCTTCGaagttttttttatctaatttgTCTCAATGGGCCCCACCCATTTACACTCACGACTTTCATCGCCACCGTAGCCTAACTCATTTCAAATTGCCCCTTGCAAAATCTCCATCAAAAACTAACGTCCAAACTCTTCCTTGTTTATATGGGTGGTGCCAAATCAGATAAAAAAACTCAAAGTAGGAATGACGAATCATCATTCCGTGAGCCACATAAGCAAAACTTAATGACAATGTAAAACAAATAACAATGTATATTTCCAGGGATTAAAAACTAAGAAATATTTTATCAACAACTGAAACCAACGTTTGTCATATTTCCAATgactaaaaacatatataaGCCTTATGTTATTATCGAGTATAGTTCATGTAAATTTTACTAAACTAGGTGAAAACACACTTAATTCTTTGTTCATGTAAATAGAATAGACTAATCATGTTAAAGAAAGGATTGACCAACCCAAGTATAAAGATATATGCATTCACAATTCAAACTGTACTCAGTTTATAACAAAAGtatgttaaaatttaaaaatgttcatTACTAGCATTTTCCAACAGGATAGTTTCCATATATATTATCGTAAGATTACCATTGCAAAGGAACACACAGGACAGAACAGAACCTTTATATACAATCCAATGATCCATATAAGCACTATTCACATCTACCATATCATATGTGCCGAATTTTAATCCACCCTATTTCGGGATTTCATCTTAGgaacttttttcatttttggcGCATCAACTTTTCCACTACGGTCTTCCTGTTGAGGACCATGCCAGTGATGCCACTCTATATCTGGTTTCATCTTTGGAACTTTCAGTTTTGGCGCATGAACTCTCTGTTGAGGAGCACGACTCTGGTGGCGCAAGGACTCATTCTGTGCCAAGGCAATTGCAAGAAATACTCCTAGGATCATCATATTTATCAAGGATAATAGATATAATTGTTTGGCCTGCAAGCACGATCATTAGCAAATTTATTACATGTTCTTTTATCAATAGCAGCTAGCAAAATCTCAATAACATATTACGAAAGGATGATACATAAATGGTAATTGTCAAGACTTAAGACCGATTGATGAATTCAATTAAAGTTAAGTTCTGTTAAGTTAGTTGTTAGTTGAGATTTAGTTTACATTCACAGTTAGTTATTTATCTCTGTATAAAAGTCAGCTTTGACACATGTAACTGCAACTTCCATTTTTCATTCTCTTCAACAACTCAGCTCCCACTGAGCTTTCCTCTCTACCTGTTTTATATGGTAATAGTGGTATTCTTTCAAGCTCCACCCTCAAGAATCTTTCGCCTTATTCTGAATTCTGTACTAAGGCGAGCTCATAAGCCAGAAATGAGGCGGCTAGTTTTTTAGAGGGAAGAAAGGGATTAAATGACCTTTCATCCGACAAAATGGCGCATATATAGATTTGGTATCGGGatatagttatatatatatatatatatatatatatatatatatatatataactattGATAACTATGGATATGGCATTCGGTAATCGGTACATGTATCAGTCCGTGGAAGAGTGAAAATGGATGATCAAACAGAACCTCTCATTCGTTTAGTTCCTAGTAAAACATGTTTCAGCTATGACCTCAAGAGTGCTACCGATAGGTGGCCTCCTGTGAGTTTTGCTTCCTGTTCATTCATCACAGATGACCCCGCAAGCCCCCTTTTTGCTTAACCATGGGGTAACTCCAGGATGAATCTTGTTTCCTAGCAACTCAATGGGGACAAGTATAATTCTTGGTGTTTTACAATCAAGATGGACACTGATTAGCCCAGAAAAAGTTGGGATTTGATGATGGATCGATCCTTGTTCCGGCTCCTGAAGAATCGATGATAATTTGTCATTCCTGGGAAAGAAACAACAATATTATTGCTTCTTGGCTACTGAGTTCGATCTGTGTGTGAGATTCAGTCCTTCAAGGTATCTGGAATTTGGGCAGATCACCGAGAGGTTCCAGCAGCACAGGACTCAGATTTGTCAACTAAATAAGTAGCTTCCCAGTTTGACAAGTCATGAACTAACTATCCCAAAAACTTAAACTATTGGTTCAAGACTcaagacacatgaatgattttgatGGATATTTGGAAGCTAACAAGTAATGAAGATGAAATGAAGGAATAGAAATGCAATTGTATTGATTCAAGTGGGCAATTACAGAAGATATTGTGATAAGGTGTGCTGTTAGAAAAACTCTAACAACCCAGAGAAGCTCTCGAGCGTTCTCTCCAAGGGAGATGCTACTCTCTCTCTATAACAGAATTATCAATCCAGAATGATCTTATTCCCTTTTCCTTGGTTACTTTATACTAACACCTAATTCTGTTGAGCCAAGGCCACCTCAGCAGCCTTGCCCCGTTTCCTCCTATAGACTTGCCAAACCTTGGGCCTGTTCTCTTCTTGGCCCACTGAAGCATTTACCACTAAGCCCACCTCTTCATTCAGATTTCTATCAGATTTCATATTATACTTCAAACACACCCTTGATTGGGCAGAAGCTTGACATTAGGGTGCCCACTGGTTTGCAAATCTTGAAGACCAGTCTCCTCCAAAATGTAAGAGCATACTTTATACTTACTGTATGAGATGGCAATGTCTTACTCTGACTGAGCCACTTTAATAGAGTATACGACTCTGTTAATGTATTTGATAGTTTAACTCTTAAGTTATTGCTAATAGTATAGATTCTGTTATAGGCTAGTCAGTTTGTCTGTTATAAAAAACAGATGTAAAAATTCAGTTGGTAATTCAATAACACTCTCCATTCAATTGCACTGGGGTGGGGCAGAGGACATTAAAGCATAGGACTCCacaaaaaagattaaaaaataaaataaaaatttcagcTTCACAAAACACGAGAGAACTTGAATTCGAAGCCATCCCATCGAATTTCCAAAGGAAAAGAAAACCAAAATATAATGAATGATAAATGGGTTCACGAAACAAAATACCCAGCAAACAAGGGAAGCAAAGATACTTTTCGAAAAGGACAACATCAGGGAGCAACTCTATGAAACATATATGATTTATACAGTATGTATTTAAAGGTAAAAACGATTACATTTGATTTTGTATGTACTTTTCTCTCTTTCCCGGACATATCAGGGAGCAACTCTATGAAACTAAGAAACGATTACATTTGATTTTGTATGTAttctcttctcctgacatcagGCCCCAAAGCTTCCAGCATATCTGACCTTCAATAAAAAAACGCCCACAGGCCACAAGAAATACATATAATCAGAAAAGAAGATGAATATTAAGCACACAAAAAGAGAAGGGCAGAGAGGAATTAATTCAATACCAGTTAGAATATAACATAGAAATTAAACACCAAGATGATGAATTTGAAATTAAGCATGTATTTGAGAAAACTCTTACCGTTGGATAAAGGGAGAGAACTTAGTTGAGGAGCATTTCCTTCTCGGTCATCAAAGTCTTGAGTTCATACACATACCGAGCCAAAACACGCTTAAGTTCGCGAAAATTGGCACCAGCGAGTGAGGCCTTCCTTCTAGCAGACGCTAGGTCCAAATCTTCAGCATGCTCAATCACTACAGAACAGAAATTAACTTGCTGCTTAGCAACCTTTAGATCCTCTGTGACAAGTTTTATCTCTTTTACCAGATTAATTTCCGCTTTTTCAATTCTTTgcatattttccttttcctgAGAAGGATTTAAGGTCAGTCTAAAGAGGATGAAATAACAAATTGAGGGCAAGTTTACAtataaaaaacccaaaaaattacCGTGGGGTGTATCTCATTAGAAAGAATGGAAAGGATCAGCTTCTGTTTCTCAACCATCTTGGTCTGTGCTTCCAGTTCGAAGCCAGCCAAAACTTCCTCATAGTGATGCAGGTTTTGAAGAGTGGACGTAGCTTCAGCAACAGCGAGGTCCTTGGGTTCAGCGACCTCAAAAATAGAAGCATAATGCTGTTGTAGCTTGTTCTTAATCGTTTCCATCTCTTTTTTTCAAGCTTTAATCCGTTCTTTCAGGCTAGATTCATGCAGTTCAATTCTTTCGAACAACAGTCTCTCCTAATTACCAAGAATATAAAAATGTAGACTAACATAGAATATAAGTCAATACCGGTCAGAATTTAACATCAAAATGAACATAGAAATTAAGCACCAAGAAGATGAAATTAAGCAACATGAATTTGAGAGAACTGCATCAATGTCATCAAAATGAATAGAAATTGAACAATGAGACATGAATTTGAAATTAAGCAAAACCCTAATTTACCGGTGGATAGAGTGAGAGAACTGCATCTATCAGCTTTCTCTTTTCAGCCTTCAATCCTTGCAATTCAGCTTCAAAGCTGATCAAACCATGATCGAATGCATCGATATTGCCACGTAGTCGAGAACAAATTACGTCAACTCCCGCACGATCTTCATCTTCAAGACTGGTAGGCATTTTTTCAAGCATGGACTCAAAGAAGTCCAATCTCTGGTTTGTCGATTTCATATCCTTCTTCAATGCTTCAATGCATTCTTTGATCTTGAACTCTTGAAGTTCGATTTTCATCATGTGAGGGTTGTAACTGGCAAAGATTTTCACAACCCGCCTCTGTTTGAAGGAAACCGAATTCTTCTTGATCAGGCACTGAAAAGGAGCCATGAGAGAGAGGGAGGATTTCATCGCAGTGAACGTAACCGCCATGTGAGCGAGCGTAGCGTGTTGCGGAGCGTGTGGTTGCAGAGCGGAGCGTGTGGTTGCAGAGCGTAGCGTGTGGCTGCAGAGCGTAGCGTGTGGCAGAACGGTGTCAGGGAAGCAGTTTGTCAGTTAGATGAAGAACGGAGTCAGTTAGAGAATGCAATTGCAGAATGATGTGAACGGTTGAGGCGGGAATAGAAGATTCTCGAATTAAATGTTTTTcccaaaatgaaaatgaaactcGAATTAAatgttttgaatttcaaaatgaaaatcaatttcgttttttttttttaatggaaaatGAAAATCAATTTCTCACATTGACTAGCAACGGAAAAGTTAGCGCGTGACTAGCGCGTGTTTTTCTCAGTTCTTTCTTCTTGGTTTTCATCGATTTTTCGCTCCCGATGGCGGGATCGACGACGATCTCCGCCGTCCTTGAGGTTGATCGGTCCAAATCTTTAGAGGAGGATGATCAGCGTGTTCGTAGTACTAAGAAGGTTAAGACCATGATGACTCACAATGGACAAGTGGATCTGGATGGTGCTGAGAGTGAGATGCTCTATGACTATTGTTTGGATGAATGAATCAAACTCACgtttagaattaaaaaaaaaaaagacattattATCCTAATTTTCCAAACATTATAACTGTGGGTATAAATTAATAAGTAATAACAAAGGTGAAAAATCATCACATCATAGGGCAGATGGTGCTTGGATAATAAATAGATTACATGTTCAAAGTACAAATACACAAACTAGTGATTTTGCATGCTCTCTACAATTTGATCTCTAATTGAATTCCGAACAAAATCCATTTCTGTCGAAGATGCAACAGTTATGGATGGATTCTCACCAACTTGATTATCATTGTCATTTTCAAGgatatcttcatcttcaaagtgCATGAAATCAGAATCAGTAGCTGATTTCCTTCGAATAAAGTTATGAATAGTCATCGTCGCAATAACTATTTGCACTTGTGTCTCAAATTTAAAACTAGGCATGCAACGTAACATTGCAAACCTATTTTTCCATACCCCAAAAGTCCTTTTTATTGTGCATCGTAAACTCGAATGATAATAATTGAACACTTCATTGTTGCTTGCAAATCCAGTTGAGCGTCTAAAATCTGGAAGGTGGTAGCGTTCAGATCTATATGGACCAATATAGCCAACTGGTGTTGGATAGCCAGCATCCACCAAATAATATTTtcctattaaaaaaatatggtCATGTATATTGTGATTTTAAtgcatatatatagataaaatATAGTAACAAGAATCATACCTAGATGTGGATGTGGGAAATCCATTGAGGCTGTTGTGAGAGCATTTTCAAATACACGAGCATCATGTGCAGTGCCTTCCCACCCCGGTAATGCAAAAATAAAACACATGTCCCAATCACATACATCCATTATATTTTGAGTGGGATATCCTTTTCTTCCAATATATCTGGGTTGTTCACTAGAACTAACCACACATGGGATATGAGTACCATCAATGGCTCCTATAGCATTTTCAAAAAAGGGCCAATATCGTCGgtcattttgaattttttcattAACATTACGAAACCTTCGATCTTGTGGCTTAATGTATTCAAATTACAGCTTAAGACAAGCAACTAATACTCTGTGGAAATGCCTACTTACAGTCTCACCAGAATGTTGGAACCTTTCCTGCATCATCCTGTTTCCCTCTCCATGACCAAGCAAGTTCAAGAACATTTCAACCATTTCTTCTATCCCCATTCCTTTAGTTGCTTGTAAACCATGTCCAACCAATTCATTGCAGAATTGATAAAATACATGTTTTTCCATTCGAAACATCTCATAACAACGGATGGGATGCCCATGTAAATTTCTTGCACCCACGCATGCCCTATTTGATTGTCGTCCCTTCGTGGCTCTTTGCATAGATATTTTACTGTGTATTGACCAATTAAAGCACTGACCTCTTCATTCTCCTTTATATCATCTTCTAAAATAGAAAGTAACATAGATTCTTCAGACTGATCTTCCAAAGATTCTTCATTCCGATCATCCATTGATCTTGTCAAACCTATCAATATAAGAAACAATTCTACATTTACTATATGATAAAATGATACGTTGGAATGAGATGCTTCTTGGACAATATTGGTACTAAGACCAATTACTATTCTTATTTCTAGAGCACGAAATGCATCTTGGGGAAAGGGTGTATAATCAGCCCAAATCTATGCATATACGTTGTAGGCTCATTGGCCCTTCCCCAAAGACCAAAAAACAAgaaatatcatttttcttttccctCCTTGTATacaagaaaataaagacatcTATATCTTCCCCTTCCACTACGATGTATGTAATAAAATGCAAATTTATGGGGTTCTAATTTCAAAGGGAAAATCAATAAATGATTTGACAAGAGCATTTTTAGTCACTATTTTTTAGGCTTTATGAAATGCAGTCCCAAGGAGCATAAACAAGTCATGAATTAAGGATGATAGAAGAACATAAGCAACGACAATACACATgttacagaagaaaaaaaaaaccagaaaaaACAAAGCTATTCTAATCTGGATCAAGAAAACGTGCAGCTTGACAACAAGAGGGAAAAGAGATTTGCATTCAGCACTAAGACAGTAATTGGCATATGTGCTTGATTTGAGCAACCAAAATAGTGGAAGTGAGTGCTCATGGAAACTATAATGCAAACAGTTTTGACAGTAACATGTCAGCTTCCTAAGCCCAAACGCTCAATAACAAGCATATCAGTGGGAAATCTAACGAGCAAATTTGAAAACATTAAGCCAATTGAAACCTGGATAAAATTCAATAATTTTCCTTTGACCTTTCCAAAGTTTAGGCTTGACAGAAGGGAAGCCTTAGCTCAAAGCATACTCCAAGCAACTTTCCTGCATACCACATAAGAACCTCATAAATTCACTCATCATTCCAAACCTTGCATAAACACCAATAATGGAAGTCCAAGTCACAGGATCTTTGTTAATCACCCATATCAGATTTTTATTGCATCCATATCAGTAAAACCAAAACATATAATAAGTATAGACACAACACAACATAACACTACTTCTGCAAATAATCACTTGCATTGTATAAAACATCACTAAAGAATTGCATGCATAAAGAAAAATATCTttcattcattttcttcttcaaataCAAGACAAACCAACATTTAAGTTTTCAAAGCCCTAAATTCATAACAAACAAACCATTAAGGTTATACTACATTCATATGCTTAATTTTGTAGTAGCAGTACTAGTACATAACACAATACGCATCACCCACGACTAGGAAATGGGTTATAAGCTGCAT
This is a stretch of genomic DNA from Lotus japonicus ecotype B-129 chromosome 1, LjGifu_v1.2. It encodes these proteins:
- the LOC130729391 gene encoding LOW QUALITY PROTEIN: GTP cyclohydrolase 1-like (The sequence of the model RefSeq protein was modified relative to this genomic sequence to represent the inferred CDS: deleted 1 base in 1 codon), with product MGCLDDGSFTVKLENGATNGFAELSVEEEGNNATIEDAVKVLLLGLGEDINREGLRKTPLRVAKALREGTRGYKLKVKDIVQGALFPEAGLDNSVGHAGGAGGLVIVRDLDLFSYCESCLLPFQVKCHVGYVPSGGRVVGLSKLARVAEVFAKRLQEPQRLADEVCSALHLGIKPAGVAIILQCTHIHFPDIESAFLDSNYQGWVKILVSSGSGVFENKNTDVWADFFSLLKFRGINVENFHFRGPSDPCWCPSESSLSAKSKIQPANPVMVSAIASIIKYLGEDPLRKELTGTPRRFVKWLMNFQNSNLDMKLNGFFVDSVNVNKEVSFNGEKIYSEVNLPFWSQCEHHLLPFHGVVHIGYFISDGFKPITKSLLQSMVHFYGFKLQVQERLTRQIAETVSPLLGGDVIVVVEASHTCMISRGIEKFGSSTATIAVLGRFSTDIAARASFLQGIPSPTSS
- the LOC130729394 gene encoding uncharacterized protein LOC130729394 — translated: METIKNKLQQHYASIFEVAEPKDLAVAEATSTLQNLHHYEEVLAGFELEAQTKMVEKQKLILSILSNEIHPTEKENMQRIEKAEINLVKEIKLVTEDLKVAKQQVNFCSVVIEHAEDLDLASARRKASLAGANFRELKRVLARYVYELKTLMTEKEMLLN